The Enterococcus sp. 7F3_DIV0205 genome has a window encoding:
- a CDS encoding DUF3224 domain-containing protein, whose amino-acid sequence MSVAFSVTKWDEEPIDKSKIDFPVNRVQAEYELEGELQGKAWVEYLLYYLESNKEDGHLATARITGFLHFEGEYKGKTGTFTAAEKGIFDKGSLDSPGMIIKSTGELQGLTGSYQYDFVGENSKLILDFKDNE is encoded by the coding sequence ATGAGTGTAGCATTTAGTGTAACAAAATGGGATGAAGAACCAATAGATAAGTCAAAGATTGATTTTCCAGTGAATCGGGTTCAGGCAGAGTATGAACTTGAAGGTGAGTTACAAGGAAAAGCTTGGGTGGAGTATCTTCTCTATTATTTGGAAAGCAATAAAGAAGATGGACACCTAGCAACAGCAAGAATCACGGGATTTCTTCACTTTGAAGGTGAATATAAAGGAAAAACAGGAACCTTTACAGCCGCTGAAAAAGGAATTTTTGATAAAGGCTCACTTGACTCTCCTGGTATGATCATTAAAAGCACTGGAGAGTTACAAGGACTGACTGGTTCCTATCAATATGACTTTGTTGGTGAAAATAGTAAGCTGATTTTGGATTTTAAGGACAATGAATAA
- a CDS encoding helix-turn-helix transcriptional regulator, translating into MNNLSRLFYIMHYLTMHKKAKATILAEQLEVSTRTIYRDIDTLSALGFPVYAQSGRDGGIRLLETHHLSATFVDDEEQDQIILALQNLAATNLKSVTPLVNKLSSLFKKEVEQWIDIDFSTWGREDEAKTIGLITKAKNKKKCIIFSYTNGKGNKTTREAMPNKLIFKQNAWYLAGYCCVRNTTRLFKLRRMTELVISENDIDEANLVKDYQPEFSKIYVEFKIKNELFYQVKEDLLDIEIEQDSEYTIVKTWQSEGSWLTSYLLSFGASVEVVKPVELKEKIKEEVTKINQIYF; encoded by the coding sequence ATGAATAATCTATCAAGATTGTTTTATATTATGCATTATCTGACGATGCACAAGAAAGCCAAGGCAACAATACTAGCAGAACAACTGGAAGTATCGACACGCACGATTTATCGAGATATTGATACGTTATCTGCGTTAGGCTTTCCAGTGTACGCTCAAAGCGGACGGGATGGTGGAATTCGCTTGTTGGAAACTCACCATTTGTCCGCTACTTTTGTGGATGATGAAGAGCAAGACCAAATTATTTTAGCGCTGCAAAATTTAGCCGCGACTAATTTAAAAAGTGTTACTCCTTTAGTCAATAAGCTATCCTCCTTATTCAAAAAAGAAGTAGAACAATGGATCGATATTGATTTTTCCACTTGGGGACGAGAAGATGAAGCCAAAACGATCGGATTGATTACCAAAGCTAAAAATAAAAAAAAGTGTATCATTTTTTCTTACACCAACGGAAAAGGAAATAAGACGACAAGAGAAGCTATGCCGAATAAATTGATTTTTAAACAAAATGCTTGGTATTTAGCTGGTTACTGTTGTGTTAGAAATACGACCCGGTTATTTAAATTAAGACGAATGACTGAGCTGGTAATTTCCGAAAATGATATTGATGAAGCCAATTTAGTTAAAGACTATCAACCAGAATTTTCCAAGATATATGTAGAGTTTAAAATAAAAAATGAGCTATTTTATCAGGTAAAAGAAGACTTGCTAGATATCGAAATAGAGCAAGATTCAGAATATACAATTGTTAAGACTTGGCAATCGGAAGGTTCTTGGCTAACATCTTACTTATTATCGTTTGGTGCTTCTGTTGAAGTAGTGAAGCCAGTTGAATTAAAAGAAAAAATCAAAGAAGAGGTTACAAAAATCAATCAGATTTATTTTTGA
- a CDS encoding ACT domain-containing protein encodes MRAVLTVIGKDKVGIIAGVSQKLAELNMNIIDVSQTIMDSYFTMMMVLEISEDNNNFEAIRSELNTLGEQLGVTISIQNEEIFNVMHKL; translated from the coding sequence ATGCGCGCAGTATTGACAGTTATCGGTAAAGACAAGGTAGGAATTATTGCAGGAGTCAGTCAAAAATTAGCTGAATTGAATATGAATATTATTGATGTTTCCCAGACGATTATGGATAGTTATTTTACGATGATGATGGTATTGGAAATTTCTGAAGACAATAATAATTTTGAAGCAATTCGCTCTGAGCTAAATACTCTAGGAGAACAACTAGGTGTGACAATCAGCATTCAAAATGAAGAAATCTTCAATGTTATGCATAAACTATAG
- a CDS encoding PFL family protein yields METNQILETIRMIEEENLDIRTITMGISLLDCIDSDSDQACQKIYDKITRLAKNLVKVGEEIESEYGIPIINKRISVTPIGIIAAASPDKDYVKYAKALDRAAQAVGVNFIGGFSALVEKGYQHGDEILINSIPQALAETEFVCSSVNIGSTRAGINMDAVRHMGYVIKETAAKSDMGCAKLVVFANAVEDNPFMAGAFHGVGEADCVINVGVSGPGVVKRALEKVKGEPFDVVAEVVKQTAFKITRMGQLVGKIASERLNVPFGIVDLSLAPTPAVGDSVAYILEEMGLESVGTHGTTAALALLNDAVKKGGVMACNHVGGLSGAFIPVSEDAGMIDAVNNGALNLEKLEAMTAICSVGLDMIAIPGETSAETIAAMIADEAAIGVINHKTTAVRIIPAKGTKVGDMVEFGGLLGRAPVMKVNDYASTDFILRGGRIPAPIHSFKN; encoded by the coding sequence TTGGAAACAAATCAGATTTTGGAAACAATCCGCATGATTGAAGAAGAAAATTTAGATATTAGAACCATCACAATGGGTATCTCATTGCTAGATTGCATTGATAGTGACAGTGACCAAGCCTGTCAAAAAATTTACGACAAAATCACTCGCTTGGCGAAAAACCTAGTTAAAGTTGGCGAAGAAATTGAATCTGAGTATGGGATCCCCATCATTAATAAACGAATCTCTGTAACGCCTATCGGAATTATTGCTGCTGCAAGTCCAGACAAGGATTATGTAAAATATGCTAAAGCTTTAGATAGAGCAGCTCAAGCTGTCGGTGTCAATTTTATCGGCGGATTCAGTGCGTTAGTTGAAAAAGGCTACCAACATGGCGATGAAATCTTGATCAATTCAATTCCGCAAGCGTTGGCAGAAACAGAATTTGTTTGTTCTTCTGTAAATATTGGTTCAACTAGAGCTGGAATCAACATGGATGCTGTTCGACACATGGGGTATGTAATCAAAGAAACTGCTGCAAAATCTGATATGGGCTGTGCGAAATTAGTCGTATTTGCAAATGCTGTAGAAGATAATCCATTTATGGCCGGTGCCTTTCATGGCGTTGGTGAAGCTGATTGTGTGATCAATGTAGGGGTTAGTGGACCAGGCGTTGTTAAACGGGCGCTAGAAAAAGTTAAAGGTGAGCCGTTTGATGTTGTGGCAGAAGTAGTAAAACAGACCGCATTTAAAATTACCAGAATGGGACAATTGGTTGGTAAAATAGCATCAGAGCGCTTAAATGTTCCTTTTGGAATCGTTGATCTATCATTGGCTCCAACGCCAGCTGTGGGTGATAGCGTTGCCTACATTTTGGAAGAAATGGGCTTAGAAAGTGTAGGCACACATGGTACAACGGCAGCGTTAGCACTGTTGAACGATGCTGTGAAAAAAGGCGGCGTAATGGCTTGTAACCACGTTGGCGGATTATCGGGCGCATTTATTCCTGTTTCAGAAGATGCTGGAATGATCGACGCAGTTAATAATGGTGCTCTTAATTTAGAAAAATTAGAAGCAATGACAGCCATCTGTTCGGTTGGTTTAGACATGATTGCTATACCAGGTGAAACATCGGCTGAGACCATTGCTGCTATGATTGCTGATGAAGCGGCAATTGGTGTCATCAATCATAAAACAACAGCAGTTAGAATTATACCAGCTAAAGGCACAAAAGTTGGTGATATGGTCGAATTTGGCGGTTTATTAGGTCGAGCACCAGTTATGAAAGTGAACGATTATGCTTCCACTGACTTTATTCTCCGCGGTGGTCGAATTCCTGCGCCGATCCATTCATTTAAAAATTAG
- a CDS encoding DUF1149 family protein, with translation MEIKRQQEVVEAFHYDMRTQDMEEVETDLRVGFSPIESTDENYPKENSIIAARLEFRLVFEEYLLSGSVSQINHIINHKIETQEDISQEEVDELVSPLFDIVQRMAYEITEIALDKPGIQLNFQSAAE, from the coding sequence ATGGAAATAAAACGTCAACAAGAAGTTGTAGAAGCTTTTCATTACGATATGCGTACACAAGATATGGAAGAAGTAGAGACAGATCTTAGAGTAGGTTTTTCACCAATTGAATCAACTGATGAGAACTATCCAAAAGAAAATTCGATCATCGCAGCTCGTTTAGAGTTTCGCTTAGTTTTTGAGGAATATTTGTTATCTGGTTCAGTTAGTCAAATCAATCATATCATCAACCATAAGATTGAAACCCAAGAAGATATCTCACAAGAAGAAGTAGATGAATTGGTTAGTCCGTTGTTCGATATCGTACAGCGTATGGCTTATGAAATCACTGAAATTGCTTTAGATAAACCAGGTATCCAATTAAACTTTCAATCAGCAGCTGAATAA
- a CDS encoding L-cystine transporter: MTTLITVLVVLAFLAVLYVFYRMQAKHYKFSTRVFAALGVGIVLGGIIQFAFGTQDKVTTQAMEWIGIVGNGYVAFLQMLVIPLVFVSIVGAFTKMKESKQVGKISFTVLATLLGTTAIAALVGIGTTLLFGLQGAKFTEGTAETARIAELATRQETVENLSIPQQILSFIPKNVFADFAGTRPTSTIGVVIFAAFVGIAYLGIKRKAPKEAEFFANLIDSLYKITMRIVTLVLRLTPYGVLALMTNVVATSDYNAILNLGKFVFASYTALIIVMLVHLLILMAVRVNPVNYLKKSFPVLSFAFTSRSSAGAMPLNIETQTKALGVDDATANFAASFGMSIGQNGCAGVYPAMLATIVAPTVGINVFSLEFILMLVAIVTISSFGVAGVGGGATFASLIVLGAMNLPVAIVGLVISVEPLIDMARTAVNVSDSMVAGIVTSSRIKELDRDVLNDSSLVIEENA; the protein is encoded by the coding sequence ATGACAACACTCATCACTGTTTTAGTGGTCCTTGCATTTCTTGCAGTGTTATACGTCTTTTATCGTATGCAAGCAAAACACTATAAGTTTTCAACTCGTGTTTTTGCCGCATTAGGTGTCGGTATTGTATTAGGTGGAATTATTCAATTCGCATTCGGTACCCAAGACAAAGTCACAACGCAAGCAATGGAATGGATCGGTATTGTAGGTAATGGATATGTAGCGTTTTTACAAATGCTCGTAATCCCCTTGGTATTTGTTTCTATCGTAGGAGCATTTACTAAGATGAAAGAATCCAAGCAAGTTGGAAAAATTAGCTTTACTGTCCTAGCGACCTTGTTAGGAACAACGGCTATAGCAGCGTTGGTTGGAATTGGAACAACATTATTGTTTGGACTACAAGGTGCGAAATTTACAGAAGGAACGGCAGAAACGGCACGGATTGCAGAACTTGCGACACGACAGGAAACCGTTGAAAACCTATCGATTCCTCAACAAATTTTATCTTTTATTCCTAAAAATGTTTTTGCAGATTTTGCTGGCACTCGTCCAACTAGTACGATTGGCGTGGTGATTTTTGCTGCATTCGTTGGGATTGCCTATTTAGGTATTAAAAGAAAAGCGCCGAAAGAAGCAGAATTTTTTGCAAACTTGATCGACAGTCTTTATAAAATCACGATGCGTATTGTAACATTGGTTTTACGCTTGACACCTTATGGAGTTTTAGCGTTGATGACTAATGTCGTTGCGACAAGTGATTATAATGCGATCCTTAACTTAGGAAAATTTGTATTCGCTTCTTACACCGCATTGATCATTGTAATGCTGGTTCACTTATTAATCTTGATGGCAGTCAGAGTAAATCCTGTAAACTATTTGAAAAAATCGTTTCCAGTGTTGAGTTTTGCTTTTACTTCAAGATCGAGTGCAGGAGCAATGCCTTTAAATATTGAAACACAAACAAAAGCATTAGGTGTTGATGATGCTACAGCAAACTTTGCTGCAAGTTTTGGTATGTCAATTGGACAAAATGGCTGTGCAGGGGTTTATCCTGCGATGTTGGCAACAATCGTTGCGCCAACTGTGGGAATCAATGTCTTTAGTTTAGAATTTATTTTAATGTTAGTCGCAATCGTAACAATCAGCTCATTCGGTGTTGCTGGTGTCGGTGGTGGGGCAACATTTGCTTCATTGATCGTGTTAGGTGCAATGAACTTACCTGTGGCAATCGTTGGATTGGTTATTTCTGTCGAACCATTGATCGATATGGCTAGAACGGCCGTTAACGTTAGTGACAGTATGGTAGCGGGAATCGTGACTAGTTCACGAATTAAAGAGTTAGACCGTGATGTGCTGAATGATAGTAGTCTAGTTATTGAAGAAAATGCTTAA
- a CDS encoding VOC family protein, producing the protein MFTNQIKIMLYVTNVEESSKFWQKIGFVEKERDAVDGTLVVEIAPSETAETMIVLYDLEFIQQHSPEVAGNTPSLMFFADDVISLYKNMKDAGVRVGELVQLPTGLVFNFADNDENYFAVSGQ; encoded by the coding sequence ATGTTTACCAACCAAATCAAAATAATGCTATATGTAACGAATGTAGAAGAATCAAGCAAATTCTGGCAAAAAATCGGTTTTGTAGAAAAGGAACGAGATGCTGTTGACGGAACATTAGTTGTAGAAATTGCACCAAGTGAAACTGCTGAAACAATGATTGTGTTATACGACCTAGAATTTATCCAACAACATTCACCAGAAGTTGCAGGCAATACACCGTCCTTGATGTTTTTTGCAGATGATGTCATTAGTTTATACAAAAACATGAAGGATGCTGGTGTACGTGTCGGGGAATTAGTTCAATTACCAACTGGATTAGTGTTCAATTTTGCGGATAATGATGAGAATTATTTTGCGGTATCTGGACAATAA
- a CDS encoding rhodanese-related sulfurtransferase has translation MDYRVLLYYKYTTIENPEEFAKEHLAFCKSLNLKGRILVANEGINGTLSGTIADTDAYMEAMLADDRFKDTYFKIDEVAENAFHKMFVRPRKELVSLSLEEDVNPLELTGKYLEPVEFKEALLDEDTVVIDARNDYEYDLGHFRGAVRPDIRNFRELPQWIRDNKEQFMDKKVVTYCTGGIRCEKFSGWLIKEGFEDVAQLHGGIAVYGKDPETRGELWDGKMYVFDERISVEINHVDKKIIGKDWFDGTPCERYINCANPFCNKQILASEENEAKYLGSCSDECRHHPANRYVMRNELSEQDVKARLEAIAN, from the coding sequence ATGGATTACCGCGTATTACTTTATTATAAATACACGACAATTGAAAACCCAGAAGAATTTGCAAAGGAGCATTTAGCTTTTTGTAAGTCGTTGAACTTAAAAGGAAGAATTTTAGTAGCAAATGAAGGAATCAATGGCACCCTTTCAGGAACGATTGCGGATACCGATGCTTATATGGAAGCGATGTTAGCTGATGATCGTTTCAAAGATACCTATTTCAAGATCGATGAAGTAGCAGAAAATGCTTTCCATAAAATGTTCGTTCGTCCTAGAAAAGAACTTGTTTCTTTAAGCTTGGAAGAAGATGTGAATCCATTAGAATTAACTGGGAAATATTTAGAGCCGGTGGAATTTAAAGAAGCATTGCTAGATGAAGATACAGTTGTAATCGATGCTAGAAATGATTATGAATATGACTTGGGTCATTTCAGAGGGGCTGTTCGTCCTGACATTCGTAACTTTAGAGAATTACCACAATGGATTAGAGACAACAAAGAACAATTTATGGACAAAAAAGTTGTTACTTACTGTACTGGTGGCATTCGTTGTGAGAAATTTTCTGGTTGGTTGATCAAAGAAGGCTTTGAAGATGTCGCTCAACTTCATGGGGGCATCGCTGTTTATGGAAAAGATCCTGAAACAAGAGGCGAACTATGGGATGGAAAAATGTATGTCTTTGATGAACGAATCAGTGTTGAAATCAATCATGTTGATAAAAAAATCATTGGTAAAGACTGGTTTGATGGCACGCCTTGCGAACGTTACATCAATTGTGCTAATCCATTCTGTAATAAACAAATTTTAGCATCAGAAGAAAACGAAGCGAAGTATCTTGGTAGCTGTTCAGATGAATGTCGCCATCATCCTGCGAATCGTTATGTGATGAGAAATGAACTTTCAGAACAAGATGTGAAGGCTAGACTTGAAGCCATTGCAAATTAA
- a CDS encoding SLC13 family permease, with protein MKRLYTFFTEDLLFSLSFLIAIISCYFGKFSLQSIDFKVIFCLLGLMLFIKNLEKFGILTYFADKMIDFSSTSRDLIRNIVFLSFFSSMILTNDVAILTLMPIYLTIIKKFPEMGDKIFGAVLLIVAANLGSSFFPFGNPQNLFLFSYYSLSTVTFFKWSILLLISSIIFLLISFLFIKKRVLPKHHTLVPKIDKRKIPFFSFIGCFILLGIFNILPYYVVIPIAVIILTIYDKNVLRQIDYKLLWTFIFFFIAVGNFAQIELLSTFIREQFTTNTQTFFGSILVSQIISNVPAAILIAPFTEQSQALFWGVNVGGLGTIIASLANLIGFKLYKEYYPKQSKVFLWQFTAINVVFLLFFIMLFGFIL; from the coding sequence ATGAAACGACTATATACTTTTTTTACCGAGGATTTATTATTTTCTCTGTCTTTTTTGATTGCCATTATTAGTTGTTATTTCGGTAAATTCTCGTTACAGTCAATTGATTTTAAAGTTATTTTTTGTTTACTTGGTTTGATGCTATTCATAAAAAATCTTGAAAAATTTGGTATTCTAACCTATTTTGCTGATAAAATGATTGATTTTTCTTCGACCTCTCGTGACCTAATCAGAAATATTGTCTTTTTATCGTTTTTCAGCTCTATGATCCTAACAAACGATGTTGCGATTCTTACATTGATGCCGATTTATCTCACGATCATCAAGAAGTTTCCAGAAATGGGCGACAAAATTTTTGGTGCCGTCCTGTTGATTGTTGCCGCAAATTTAGGTAGTAGTTTTTTTCCTTTTGGCAACCCACAAAACCTGTTCTTATTTTCTTATTATTCACTTTCAACTGTGACATTTTTTAAATGGTCCATCTTACTACTCATTTCTTCAATTATATTTTTATTGATTTCATTTCTATTCATAAAAAAAAGAGTACTTCCAAAACATCACACTCTGGTTCCCAAGATTGACAAAAGAAAAATACCATTTTTTAGTTTCATTGGCTGTTTCATTCTTTTAGGGATTTTTAACATACTCCCATATTATGTTGTAATTCCGATTGCCGTGATCATCCTAACCATTTATGATAAAAATGTACTTAGACAAATTGATTATAAACTGTTATGGACCTTTATCTTTTTCTTTATTGCTGTGGGTAATTTTGCTCAGATCGAACTGCTTTCGACTTTCATTAGAGAACAATTCACCACCAATACACAAACATTTTTTGGTAGTATTCTCGTTAGCCAAATCATCAGTAACGTTCCTGCTGCTATTTTGATTGCACCATTTACAGAACAATCTCAGGCACTCTTTTGGGGTGTTAATGTGGGAGGCTTAGGAACGATCATTGCTTCGTTAGCTAATTTGATTGGTTTTAAACTATATAAAGAGTACTATCCTAAACAATCAAAAGTTTTTCTTTGGCAGTTTACTGCCATAAACGTAGTATTTTTACTGTTCTTCATCATGCTTTTTGGCTTTATATTATAA
- a CDS encoding amino acid ABC transporter ATP-binding protein: protein MAEKILVEHLVKKYGDNTVLNDINVSIQEGDVVCVIGPSGSGKSTFLRCLNQLEEATSGDIIIDGANLTDKNTNINKVRQHIGMVFQHFNLFPHLSILENITLAPTDLGRLSKKEAEEKAIKLLDTVGLADKKDSYPESLSGGQKQRVAIARALAMNPDIMLFDEPTSALDPEMVGDVLNVMKKLAKQGMTMVIVTHEMGFAKEVANRVMFIDGGNFLEDGTPQQIFENPQNERTKDFLDKVLNI, encoded by the coding sequence ATGGCTGAAAAAATTCTTGTAGAACATTTAGTAAAAAAATACGGCGATAATACCGTACTGAACGACATCAACGTTTCCATTCAAGAAGGCGATGTTGTTTGTGTCATTGGTCCTTCTGGGTCTGGCAAAAGTACTTTTCTTCGCTGTTTGAATCAGCTTGAAGAAGCCACTAGCGGTGATATTATCATCGATGGAGCAAATTTAACGGATAAAAATACGAATATCAACAAAGTGCGTCAGCATATTGGAATGGTTTTCCAACATTTTAATTTGTTTCCTCACTTATCAATCTTAGAAAATATTACTTTGGCACCAACGGATCTAGGCCGTTTGTCAAAGAAAGAAGCAGAAGAAAAAGCAATCAAGCTTTTAGATACTGTTGGTTTGGCCGATAAAAAAGATAGTTACCCAGAATCATTATCGGGCGGACAAAAGCAACGTGTAGCAATCGCTCGTGCCTTAGCAATGAATCCTGATATCATGCTATTCGATGAACCAACATCTGCACTTGATCCTGAAATGGTCGGTGATGTGTTGAATGTCATGAAAAAATTGGCAAAACAAGGAATGACGATGGTTATCGTAACTCACGAAATGGGCTTTGCAAAAGAAGTAGCCAATCGCGTCATGTTTATTGATGGCGGTAATTTCTTAGAAGATGGTACACCACAACAAATCTTTGAAAATCCGCAGAATGAACGGACGAAAGATTTCTTGGATAAAGTGCTTAATATTTAG
- a CDS encoding amino acid ABC transporter substrate-binding protein/permease, giving the protein MKRKHFLLSFIVMMASLLTFTLGQNAQAEEKTYNIGTDLTFAPFEFQDSKGEYVGIDVDLLHAIAKDQNFKVNLKPLGFDSAIQAVQSKQVDGMIAGMSITDERKKSFDFSEPYFDSGLQMAVKKGNDKIKRYEDLKGKTAAAKVGTESATFLEKNQEKYGYTVKNFDDATGLYQALENGEADAIFDDYPVLGYAVTNGQNLQLVGKKETGSSYGFAVKKGQNKELIEKFNAGLKELKSSGKYEDILAKYISTGTETKTDSDSKMKKIQPKKESYVIASDSTFAPFEFQNSNGKYEGIDVDLVNRIAELQDFTIEFKFIGFSSAVQAVESGQADAMIAGMTITDEREKSFDFSTPYFNSGIQIAVKKGNDDIHSYEDLKGKKVGAKIGTESADFLEANKNKYGYSVKYLDTTDALYSALEIGEINAMMDDYPVIGYGVAQKQPLATPIPREEGGKYGFAVKKGKNPELVQMFNEGLAELKRTGEYDEIIGKYVKDGSTENKVDESTFTGMIQNNWKRLLSGLWMTIQLTLISFILALIVGVIFGLFSASPSKTLRVISTIYVDIIRGIPLMVLAFFIYFGLPGILGFNIPVFLAGIITLTLNASAYISEIVRGGINAVPVGQMEASRSLGLSYNRTMQKIILPQAIKIMIPSFVNQFVISLKDTTILSAIGLIELLQTGKIIVARNLQSTMVYFVIAMMYLILITALTKLAKVLEKKVN; this is encoded by the coding sequence ATGAAAAGGAAACACTTTTTACTTTCATTCATTGTAATGATGGCAAGTCTACTGACATTTACACTTGGGCAGAATGCTCAAGCTGAGGAAAAAACATATAATATAGGAACAGATTTGACTTTTGCCCCTTTTGAATTTCAAGACTCTAAAGGTGAATATGTCGGAATCGATGTGGATTTACTTCATGCAATAGCTAAAGATCAGAACTTCAAAGTAAACCTGAAACCACTTGGTTTTGACAGTGCCATTCAAGCTGTACAGTCAAAACAAGTTGACGGTATGATTGCCGGTATGAGTATTACAGATGAACGTAAGAAATCATTCGACTTTTCAGAACCTTATTTCGACAGCGGCTTACAAATGGCTGTCAAAAAAGGCAATGACAAAATCAAACGTTATGAAGACTTAAAAGGGAAAACGGCCGCAGCTAAAGTAGGAACTGAAAGTGCTACTTTCTTGGAGAAAAATCAAGAAAAATATGGCTATACTGTCAAAAATTTTGATGATGCAACAGGACTTTATCAAGCGCTAGAAAATGGCGAAGCAGATGCAATTTTTGATGACTATCCCGTTTTGGGCTATGCTGTAACAAATGGTCAAAACCTACAATTAGTTGGAAAAAAAGAAACAGGCAGTTCTTACGGTTTTGCTGTTAAAAAAGGACAAAACAAAGAATTGATCGAAAAGTTTAATGCTGGTTTGAAAGAACTGAAAAGTTCAGGTAAGTATGAGGATATTTTAGCTAAATATATTTCTACTGGAACTGAGACAAAAACTGACTCTGACTCTAAAATGAAGAAGATCCAACCCAAAAAAGAGTCTTACGTGATCGCAAGTGATTCGACTTTTGCTCCATTTGAATTCCAAAATTCAAACGGTAAGTATGAGGGAATCGATGTGGATTTAGTTAACCGCATTGCTGAATTACAAGACTTTACTATCGAGTTTAAATTTATCGGTTTTAGTTCTGCTGTTCAAGCAGTTGAATCTGGACAAGCAGACGCTATGATCGCTGGAATGACAATCACAGATGAACGTGAAAAATCATTTGACTTCTCTACTCCTTATTTTAACAGCGGCATTCAAATCGCTGTCAAAAAAGGCAATGATGATATTCACTCATACGAAGATTTAAAAGGCAAAAAAGTTGGTGCTAAAATTGGAACTGAAAGTGCTGATTTTCTTGAAGCTAATAAAAATAAATATGGCTACTCAGTCAAATATTTAGATACAACTGATGCATTGTATAGCGCGCTTGAAATTGGTGAAATCAATGCGATGATGGATGACTATCCAGTAATCGGTTATGGTGTCGCTCAAAAACAACCATTAGCAACACCGATTCCTCGTGAAGAAGGTGGAAAGTACGGTTTCGCAGTTAAAAAAGGCAAAAATCCTGAATTGGTTCAAATGTTCAATGAAGGTTTAGCTGAATTAAAACGTACTGGCGAGTATGACGAAATCATCGGAAAATACGTAAAAGATGGTTCTACTGAAAATAAAGTAGATGAATCAACCTTCACTGGTATGATTCAAAACAACTGGAAACGTCTGTTGAGCGGTTTATGGATGACTATTCAGTTAACACTGATTTCATTTATTTTAGCGTTGATCGTTGGAGTGATCTTTGGATTATTCAGTGCATCTCCTTCTAAAACGTTACGCGTGATCTCCACTATTTATGTTGATATCATTCGTGGTATTCCTTTAATGGTATTAGCCTTCTTCATCTACTTTGGCTTACCAGGGATTTTAGGTTTTAACATTCCTGTTTTTCTTGCAGGGATCATTACTCTAACATTAAATGCAAGTGCTTATATCTCTGAAATTGTCCGTGGTGGGATCAACGCAGTACCCGTTGGACAAATGGAAGCTTCTCGCAGTTTAGGACTTTCTTATAATCGAACCATGCAAAAAATCATTTTACCGCAAGCAATCAAAATCATGATACCTTCTTTCGTCAATCAATTTGTTATTTCTTTAAAAGATACAACGATTCTTTCTGCGATCGGTTTGATCGAACTACTGCAAACAGGTAAAATAATTGTTGCTAGAAACTTACAAAGTACTATGGTATACTTCGTGATCGCAATGATGTACTTGATCTTGATTACAGCCTTGACGAAATTAGCGAAAGTTTTAGAAAAGAAGGTGAATTAA